One Lates calcarifer isolate ASB-BC8 unplaced genomic scaffold, TLL_Latcal_v3 _unitig_5616_quiver_586, whole genome shotgun sequence genomic region harbors:
- the dipk1c gene encoding LOW QUALITY PROTEIN: divergent protein kinase domain 1C (The sequence of the model RefSeq protein was modified relative to this genomic sequence to represent the inferred CDS: deleted 1 base in 1 codon) gives LTSAQCLEFGEGSVTGDMCEDLCVTGLVEYKRCLYYENGKKVIEARWRGNPIILKSKLENFSSYEPLGILDYQDTAEELSPVDVVFYATLEVRNSLGLAEENEDEEGGGGGGGGSNSSLAKLWGKKLKNRDKGYSRAELASLWSLLQQEEYTFLRVLQDLSTHVAKVLGSCGHFYAVEYLSAGHAWDQNIFSLEEVAVSGLQGQDRDGARGRWTTREMVHRIALSFLDMVWHFDNDFTHKLHLCDIKPENFAIRKDLTVVAIDVDMAFFEPKMRDILDQNCSSDDDCNFFDCSSRCNLNKRRCSPRRRNSNLQVICEKIFRPWFSPTLLGAKAGLPLQVELQRVVQECSEADGGVEETEEDGGGGGRRDIHQRLLKILTRLLHEGGASGEGGGAWEEKDHVHTALNF, from the exons CTCACCTCTGCTCAGTGTCTGGAGTTCGGCGAGGGCTCGGTGACGGGGGACATGTGCGAGGACCTGTGCGTG ACGGGCCTGGTCGAGTACAAGCGCTGCCTCTACTACGAGAACGGGAAGAAGGTGATCGAGGCGCGCTGGAGAGGAAACCCCATCATCCTCAAGTCCAAACTGGAGAACTTCTCCTCCTACGAGCCGCTGGGAATACTGGACTACCAG gacacagcagaggagctCTCTCCTGTCGATGTGGTTTTCTACGCCACTCTGGAA GTACGAAACTCTCTGGGGCTGGCTGAGGAGAACGAGGAcgaggaaggaggaggaggaggaggaggaggaagtaacAGCTCTCTGGCCAAACTTTGgggaaagaaactgaaaaacagagacaaaggtTACTCCAGAGCAGAGCTGGCCTCCCTCTGGTccctgctgcagcaggaggagtaCACCTTCCTCAG AGTCCTGCAGGATCTCAGTACCCACGTGGCCAAGGTGTTGGGCTCCTGCGGTCATTTCTACGCCGTGGAGTACCTGTCTGCGGGACACGCCTGGGACCAGAACATCTTCTCCCTGGAGGAGGTGGCTGTCTCGGGGTTGCAGGGTCAGGACCGAGACGGAGCCCGCGGGAGGTGGACCACCAGGGAGATGGTGCACCGCATCGCGCTGAGCTTCCTGGACATGGTGTGGCACTTTGACAACGACTTCACCCACAAGCTGCACCTGTGCGACATCAAACCGGAGAACTTCGCCATCAGAAAGGACCTGACG GTTGTAGCCATCGATGTGGACATGGCGTTCTTCGAGCCGAAGATGAGGGACATCCTGGACCAgaactgcagcagtgatgacGACTGTAACTTCTTCGACTGTTCGTCCAGGTGTAACCTCAACAAACGCAGGTGCAGCCCCCGACGCAGGAACAGCAACCTGCAG gTGATTTGTGAGAAGATTTTCAGGCCGTGGTTTTCTCCAACTCTGCTCGGGGCCAAAGCAGGACTCCCTCTGCAG gtggagctgcagcGAGTGGTGCAGGAGTGTTCAGAAGCAGATGGAGGtgtggaggaaacagaggaggacggaggaggaggaggcagaagagACATCCATCAGCGTCTCCTCAAGATCCTGACCCGCCTCCTCCACGAGGGAGGGGCTtcaggtgaaggaggaggggcGTGGGAGGAGAAAGACCACGTCCACACTGCACTGAACTTCTGA